The Bacillus vallismortis genome window below encodes:
- a CDS encoding DUF2268 domain-containing protein yields the protein MSVEQTYSWLGKAASIDDLAHYIVPLFSGVEKKNWKGILGHLQHHGMFKNIKEGIHTASELKEKGFFEHIQKEEQYLKNKWQGPDVPIVTLPVDERNRRIRLEFGSKSGLAFQDKMFLFLSSELDFASVSALMTHEYHHVCRLDRLTKDEKDVTLLDTIIMEGLAEYAVYERFGRSQTAEWASWYTPEQLQALYEKKIAPNQDIKRDNRLFSQLLFGKGYQPKMLGYAVGFNIVKKYLTANKANTADGLSIPAETFLNATL from the coding sequence ATGAGTGTGGAACAAACATACAGCTGGCTCGGGAAGGCCGCGTCAATAGATGATTTGGCGCATTACATTGTCCCGCTTTTTTCAGGTGTGGAGAAAAAGAACTGGAAAGGCATTCTGGGGCACCTTCAGCATCATGGAATGTTTAAAAACATAAAAGAGGGCATCCATACTGCTTCCGAGCTGAAAGAAAAAGGTTTTTTTGAGCATATTCAAAAAGAAGAACAGTACCTTAAAAACAAATGGCAAGGTCCCGATGTGCCGATTGTCACACTGCCGGTTGACGAACGAAACAGGAGAATCCGTTTAGAATTCGGATCAAAATCAGGACTCGCTTTTCAAGACAAAATGTTCCTCTTTCTCTCGTCAGAGTTGGATTTTGCGTCAGTTTCTGCCCTGATGACACATGAATATCATCACGTTTGCAGGTTAGATCGTCTGACAAAAGATGAAAAAGATGTCACATTACTTGATACAATCATCATGGAAGGGCTTGCAGAATATGCTGTTTATGAGAGGTTCGGCCGAAGTCAAACGGCTGAATGGGCATCTTGGTATACCCCGGAGCAGCTGCAGGCTTTATACGAGAAAAAAATTGCACCCAACCAGGATATCAAACGGGACAATCGATTATTCTCACAGCTGTTATTCGGCAAAGGATATCAGCCCAAAATGCTTGGATACGCAGTCGGATTCAATATAGTAAAAAAATATTTAACAGCCAACAAAGCAAACACGGCAGACGGACTGTCCATTCCTGCTGAAACCTTTTTGAATGCAACGCTTTAA
- a CDS encoding YjzD family protein — protein MRYIIAFIWTFLLSHMACYLVASMNSVAYQFKTSSVIAVVLYVLIMVLAEIMPMNKNASQH, from the coding sequence GTGCGATATATTATTGCCTTTATTTGGACGTTCCTTTTATCACATATGGCATGCTACTTGGTTGCCAGCATGAACAGCGTTGCGTATCAATTCAAAACATCATCTGTCATTGCTGTAGTACTGTATGTCTTGATCATGGTTTTAGCAGAAATCATGCCTATGAACAAAAATGCAAGCCAGCATTAA
- the med gene encoding transcriptional regulator Med: protein MITRLVMIFSVLLLLSGCGQTPFKGKIEKVGMLFPDTINDLVWGTKGYKGLLNIQSKYNVDVYYKEGVKTDEDIINAIEDFHKRGVNLLYGHGSEYAEVFNLVSEDYPDMEFVISNAKAKGDNVTSVHFSGEAMGFFGGMTAAHMSKTNQVGVIASFTWQPEVDGFIKGAKYENPDIEVNTKYTAHWDDDTTAVKLYQKMKNEGADVVYPAGDGYNVPVIQQIKKDGLYAIGYVTDQSELGENTVLTSTVQNVDKAYEIIAEQFNKGSLEGGDHYYDLKTGVVEMGTFSPLVDKDFQHRIAKLIKTYNKTGELPKNE, encoded by the coding sequence TTGATCACAAGGCTTGTCATGATCTTTTCTGTCCTCCTTTTATTAAGCGGATGTGGACAAACTCCGTTTAAAGGAAAAATTGAGAAGGTCGGCATGCTCTTTCCTGATACGATTAACGATCTCGTATGGGGCACAAAAGGGTATAAAGGATTACTGAATATACAATCAAAATACAATGTGGACGTCTACTATAAAGAAGGCGTAAAAACAGATGAAGATATCATAAATGCGATTGAGGATTTTCATAAGCGGGGCGTCAATCTTCTCTATGGCCACGGGAGTGAATATGCAGAAGTGTTTAACTTGGTCAGCGAAGATTATCCGGATATGGAATTCGTCATTTCCAATGCGAAAGCGAAAGGCGATAATGTGACGAGTGTCCATTTCAGCGGCGAAGCAATGGGCTTTTTTGGAGGAATGACAGCTGCCCATATGTCGAAAACAAATCAGGTCGGCGTCATTGCTTCCTTTACGTGGCAGCCAGAGGTTGACGGTTTTATCAAAGGGGCCAAATATGAAAATCCGGATATAGAAGTAAACACGAAATATACGGCTCATTGGGATGATGATACGACGGCAGTAAAGCTTTATCAAAAAATGAAGAACGAAGGCGCGGATGTTGTGTATCCCGCTGGAGACGGGTATAATGTTCCTGTCATTCAGCAAATCAAAAAAGACGGCCTCTATGCCATCGGCTACGTCACAGATCAATCAGAACTGGGTGAGAATACCGTATTAACCAGCACTGTGCAAAATGTGGACAAGGCCTATGAAATCATCGCTGAGCAATTCAACAAAGGCTCCCTTGAAGGCGGCGATCATTACTACGACCTGAAAACCGGAGTTGTTGAAATGGGAACATTCAGCCCGCTAGTCGATAAAGACTTTCAGCATAGAATCGCCAAGCTGATCAAAACGTACAACAAAACAGGCGAACTGCCAAAAAACGAGTAA
- the appD gene encoding oligopeptide ABC transporter ATP-binding protein AppD: MGTLLEVNNLKTYFFRKKEPIPAVDGVDFHISKGETVALVGESGSGKSITSLSIMGLVQSSGGKIMDGSIKLEDRDLTSFTENDYCKIRGNEVSMIFQEPMTSLNPVLTIGDQITEVLIYHKNMKKKEARQKAVELLQMVGFSRAEQMMKEYPHRLSGGMRQRVMIAIALSCNPKLLIADEPTTALDVTIQSQVLELMKDLCQKFNTSILLITHDLGVVSEAADRVIVMYCGQVVENATVDDLFLEPLHPYTEGLLTSIPVIDGEIDKLNAIKGSVPTPDNLPPGCRFAPRCPKAMDKCWTNQPSLLTHKSGRTVRCFLYEEEGAEQS, encoded by the coding sequence ATGGGCACACTTTTAGAAGTGAATAATTTAAAGACTTATTTTTTTAGGAAAAAGGAGCCGATCCCTGCGGTTGACGGAGTCGATTTTCACATCAGCAAAGGCGAAACCGTAGCGCTTGTAGGTGAATCGGGCTCCGGAAAAAGCATTACTTCTTTATCCATTATGGGCCTCGTCCAAAGCTCAGGCGGAAAAATCATGGACGGCTCTATTAAACTCGAAGACAGAGACCTCACCTCATTCACTGAAAATGACTATTGCAAAATCCGCGGAAACGAAGTATCTATGATCTTTCAGGAACCAATGACCTCCCTTAATCCGGTGTTAACAATCGGAGACCAAATTACCGAAGTGCTGATTTACCATAAAAACATGAAGAAAAAAGAAGCCCGCCAAAAAGCTGTTGAACTTTTGCAGATGGTCGGTTTCTCCCGGGCAGAGCAAATGATGAAGGAGTATCCGCACCGGCTGTCCGGCGGAATGAGGCAGAGGGTAATGATTGCCATCGCACTCAGCTGCAATCCTAAACTGCTCATTGCCGATGAACCGACGACAGCGCTGGATGTGACAATCCAATCCCAAGTTTTGGAACTCATGAAAGATCTTTGTCAGAAGTTCAACACGTCAATTCTTCTCATCACACACGACTTAGGTGTCGTGTCGGAAGCAGCTGACAGAGTAATTGTCATGTACTGCGGACAAGTCGTGGAAAACGCCACCGTCGACGACTTATTTTTAGAGCCGCTTCATCCTTACACAGAAGGCCTGCTGACATCGATTCCCGTCATAGATGGAGAGATTGATAAATTAAATGCGATTAAAGGCAGCGTGCCGACACCGGATAACCTGCCGCCGGGGTGCCGCTTTGCCCCAAGGTGCCCGAAAGCCATGGATAAATGCTGGACAAATCAGCCTTCGCTTTTGACGCACAAAAGCGGAAGAACGGTGAGATGCTTTTTATATGAGGAAGAGGGTGCCGAACAATCATGA
- the fabH gene encoding beta-ketoacyl-ACP synthase III yields MKAGILGVGRYIPEKVLTNHDLEKMVETSDEWIRTRTGIEERRIAADDVYSSHMAVAAAKKALEQAEVAAEDLDMILVATVTPDQSFPTVSCMIQEELGAKKACAMDISAACAGFMYGVITGKQFIESGTYKHVLVVGVEKLSSITDWEDRNTAVLFGDGAGAAVVGPVSDDRGILSFELGADGTGGQHLYLNEKGHTIMHGREVFKFAVRQMGESCVNVIEKAGLSKEDVDFLIPHQANIRIMEAARERLELPVEKMSKTVHKYGNTSAASIPISLVEELEAGKIKDGDVVVMVGFGGGLTWGAIAIRWGR; encoded by the coding sequence ATGAAAGCTGGAATACTTGGTGTTGGTCGTTACATTCCTGAGAAGGTTTTAACAAATCATGATCTTGAAAAAATGGTTGAAACTTCTGATGAGTGGATTCGTACCAGAACAGGAATAGAAGAAAGAAGAATTGCCGCAGATGATGTGTATTCATCACATATGGCTGTTGCAGCAGCGAAAAAGGCGCTGGAACAAGCTGAAGTCGCGGCAGAGGATCTGGATATGATCCTGGTGGCAACTGTTACACCTGATCAGTCATTCCCTACGGTCTCTTGTATGATTCAAGAAGAGCTAGGCGCGAAGAAAGCGTGCGCTATGGATATCAGCGCGGCTTGTGCGGGCTTCATGTACGGGGTTATAACCGGTAAACAATTTATTGAATCCGGAACCTATAAGCATGTCCTTGTTGTCGGTGTAGAAAAGCTCTCAAGCATTACAGACTGGGAAGACCGAAATACAGCAGTTCTGTTTGGAGACGGAGCAGGCGCTGCGGTAGTCGGACCAGTCAGTGATGACAGAGGAATTCTTTCATTTGAACTAGGAGCAGACGGCACAGGCGGTCAGCACTTGTATCTGAATGAAAAAGGACATACAATCATGCATGGACGAGAAGTTTTCAAATTTGCAGTCCGCCAAATGGGAGAATCATGCGTAAATGTCATTGAAAAAGCCGGACTCTCAAAAGAGGACGTCGACTTTTTGATTCCGCATCAGGCGAACATCCGCATTATGGAAGCCGCTCGCGAGCGTTTAGAGCTTCCTGTCGAAAAGATGTCTAAAACCGTTCATAAATATGGAAATACTTCTGCCGCATCCATTCCGATCTCTCTTGTAGAAGAATTGGAAGCCGGTAAAATCAAAGACGGCGATGTGGTCGTCATGGTAGGGTTCGGCGGAGGATTAACATGGGGCGCCATTGCAATCCGCTGGGGCCGATAA
- the argF gene encoding ornithine carbamoyltransferase: protein MHTVTETSLYGKDLLTLQDLSEQDINALLAEAGELKQNKIQPIFQGKTLAMIFEKSSTRTRVSFEAGMAQLGGSALFLSQKDLQLGRGETVADTAKVLSGYVDAIMIRTFEHEKVEELAKEADIPVINGLTDKYHPCQALADLLTIKEMKGKLKGVKVAYIGDGNNVAHSLMIGCAKMGCDVSIASPKGYEVLDEAVEAAKTSARQSGATITLTADPVEAVKDADVIYSDVFTSMGQEAEEQERLAVFAPYQVNAALVSQAKPDYTFLHCLPAHREEEVTAEIIDGPNSAVFQQAENRLHVQKALLKAVLYRGESSKNC, encoded by the coding sequence ATGCACACAGTGACGGAAACCAGTTTATACGGAAAAGATTTATTAACGTTACAGGATCTTAGTGAACAGGATATAAACGCCTTGCTCGCAGAAGCCGGTGAACTGAAACAAAACAAAATTCAGCCTATTTTCCAAGGCAAAACCTTGGCAATGATTTTTGAAAAATCATCAACGCGGACCCGTGTTTCATTTGAAGCAGGCATGGCGCAGCTGGGCGGGAGCGCTCTCTTCTTAAGCCAGAAAGATCTGCAGCTGGGGCGCGGTGAAACCGTCGCTGATACGGCAAAAGTGCTGTCAGGCTATGTCGATGCCATTATGATCCGGACCTTTGAGCATGAGAAAGTGGAGGAGCTTGCCAAAGAAGCTGACATTCCGGTCATCAACGGACTTACTGATAAATACCATCCATGCCAGGCGCTGGCGGATCTCTTGACGATTAAGGAAATGAAGGGGAAGCTTAAAGGCGTGAAAGTCGCGTACATCGGTGACGGAAATAACGTGGCGCACTCATTAATGATCGGCTGCGCGAAAATGGGCTGTGATGTCTCGATCGCTTCGCCAAAGGGATACGAAGTGTTAGATGAAGCAGTTGAAGCGGCAAAAACATCTGCACGTCAATCGGGCGCTACTATCACACTTACAGCTGATCCGGTTGAAGCTGTAAAAGACGCGGATGTCATTTATTCTGATGTGTTTACAAGCATGGGGCAGGAAGCGGAAGAACAAGAGCGTCTCGCTGTATTTGCGCCTTATCAGGTGAATGCGGCGCTGGTCAGCCAAGCCAAGCCTGATTATACTTTTTTACATTGCCTCCCTGCGCACCGTGAGGAGGAAGTGACAGCGGAGATTATTGACGGGCCGAATTCGGCGGTATTTCAGCAGGCGGAAAACCGTCTTCACGTGCAAAAAGCACTGCTGAAGGCCGTTTTATACAGAGGGGAATCATCGAAAAACTGCTGA
- the fabF gene encoding beta-ketoacyl-ACP synthase II — MSKKRVVVTGLGALSPLGNDVDTSWNNAINGVSGIGPITRVDAEEYPAKVAAELKDFNVEDYMDKKEARKMDRFTQYAVVAAKMAVEDADLNITDEIAPRVGVWVGSGIGGLETLESQFEIFLTKGPRRVSPFFVPMMIPDMATGQISIALGAKGVNSCTVTACATGTNSIGDAFKVIQRGDADVMVTGGTEAPLTRMSFAGFSANKALSTNPDPKTASRPFDKNRDGFVMGEGAGIVVLEELEHALARGAKIYGEIVGYGSTGDAYHITAPAQDGEGGARAMQEAIRDAAVSPEDIDYINAHGTSTYYNDKYETMAIKTVFGEHAHKLAVSSTKSMTGHLLGAAGGIEAIFSVLAIKEGVIPPTINIQTPDEECDLDYVPDEARRQDLNYVLSNSLGFGGHNATLIFKKYQS, encoded by the coding sequence ATGAGTAAAAAAAGAGTAGTTGTTACAGGACTTGGAGCATTATCTCCGCTTGGCAACGACGTTGATACAAGTTGGAATAACGCAATCAACGGTGTGTCCGGAATCGGTCCGATCACTCGTGTTGATGCTGAAGAATATCCGGCAAAAGTAGCTGCTGAATTAAAAGACTTCAATGTTGAAGATTATATGGATAAAAAAGAAGCCAGAAAAATGGACCGCTTCACACAATATGCGGTCGTAGCTGCGAAAATGGCGGTTGAAGACGCGGATCTTAACATTACCGATGAGATCGCGCCGAGAGTCGGCGTTTGGGTAGGCTCCGGTATTGGAGGACTTGAAACACTAGAGTCTCAATTTGAAATCTTCTTAACGAAAGGCCCGAGACGAGTAAGCCCGTTTTTCGTGCCGATGATGATTCCGGATATGGCGACAGGGCAGATTTCCATTGCATTAGGAGCAAAAGGGGTTAACTCTTGTACGGTTACAGCATGCGCTACAGGAACGAACTCCATCGGTGACGCGTTTAAAGTCATTCAGCGCGGTGATGCAGATGTTATGGTCACAGGCGGAACAGAAGCGCCGCTGACAAGAATGTCATTCGCGGGCTTCAGCGCCAACAAAGCGCTGTCTACTAATCCAGATCCGAAAACAGCAAGCCGCCCGTTCGATAAAAACCGAGATGGCTTTGTCATGGGTGAAGGTGCAGGGATTGTTGTTCTTGAAGAACTTGAACATGCTCTGGCCCGCGGCGCTAAGATTTACGGAGAAATTGTAGGCTACGGCTCAACGGGAGACGCTTATCATATCACAGCGCCGGCCCAAGACGGTGAAGGCGGAGCGAGAGCAATGCAAGAAGCCATTAGAGATGCGGCCGTTTCTCCTGAAGACATTGATTATATCAATGCTCACGGGACAAGCACGTATTACAATGACAAATACGAAACAATGGCGATTAAAACCGTTTTCGGCGAGCATGCCCATAAACTTGCGGTAAGCTCTACAAAATCGATGACAGGCCACCTCTTAGGAGCAGCTGGCGGAATTGAAGCGATTTTCTCTGTGCTTGCCATTAAAGAAGGTGTGATCCCGCCGACAATCAATATTCAAACACCAGACGAAGAATGCGATTTAGATTATGTGCCTGATGAAGCCCGCAGACAGGATCTCAATTATGTTCTAAGCAACTCATTGGGATTCGGCGGACACAATGCAACATTAATCTTTAAGAAATACCAATCATGA
- the appF gene encoding oligopeptide ABC transporter ATP-binding protein AppF — MTAANQETILELRDVKKYFPIRSGFFQRKVGDVKAVDGVSFSLKKGETLGIVGESGCGKSTAGRTMIRLYKPTEGQILFKGQDISNLSEEKLRKSVRKNIQMVFQDPFASLNPRKTLRSIIKEPLHTHHMYTMRERNEKVEELLARVGLHPSFASRYPHEFSGGQRQRIGIARALTLNPELIIADEPVSALDVSIQAQVINLMEELQEEFNLTYLFISHDLSVVRHISDRVGVMYLGKMMELTGKHELYDHPLHPYTQALLSSVPVTRRIGSVKRERIVLKGELPSPANPPKGCVFHTRCPVAKPICKEQIPAFKEAAPSHFVACHLYS; from the coding sequence ATGACTGCAGCTAATCAAGAAACAATCTTAGAGCTACGTGACGTAAAAAAATACTTCCCAATCCGCTCAGGCTTTTTTCAAAGAAAAGTCGGCGATGTGAAAGCGGTGGACGGTGTTTCATTTTCGTTAAAAAAAGGAGAAACACTCGGGATCGTTGGAGAGTCGGGTTGCGGAAAATCGACTGCCGGCAGGACGATGATCAGGCTTTACAAACCGACAGAAGGCCAAATCCTTTTTAAAGGGCAGGATATCTCCAATTTGTCAGAGGAGAAGCTGCGGAAAAGTGTCCGCAAAAATATTCAAATGGTTTTCCAAGATCCGTTTGCTTCTTTGAATCCAAGAAAAACGCTGCGTTCTATCATTAAGGAGCCGTTACATACGCACCACATGTATACGATGCGTGAACGAAACGAAAAAGTCGAAGAACTGCTTGCGAGAGTAGGTCTCCACCCGTCGTTTGCCAGCCGTTATCCCCATGAATTTTCCGGCGGCCAGCGTCAGCGGATCGGGATCGCCAGAGCGCTCACTTTGAATCCGGAACTGATCATCGCAGATGAGCCGGTTTCCGCACTTGATGTATCCATTCAGGCCCAAGTGATTAACTTAATGGAAGAATTACAGGAAGAATTTAATCTGACGTATCTATTTATCTCTCATGATCTAAGTGTCGTCCGCCATATCAGCGACAGAGTCGGAGTGATGTATCTTGGCAAAATGATGGAACTGACCGGCAAGCATGAGCTTTACGACCATCCGCTACACCCTTACACCCAAGCTCTTCTATCATCCGTTCCGGTTACAAGAAGAATAGGCTCTGTCAAACGTGAACGCATCGTCCTGAAGGGAGAACTGCCAAGTCCGGCTAATCCGCCAAAAGGCTGCGTTTTCCATACGAGATGCCCTGTTGCAAAGCCGATATGCAAGGAACAAATACCAGCATTCAAAGAAGCTGCTCCCAGCCACTTTGTGGCTTGTCACCTTTATAGCTAA
- a CDS encoding YjzC family protein, whose translation MGQQHQFRPGQKAPNNGVYVEIGETGSMVKNPQKIHLSAGDMFPETSNHNRLWTYKRKP comes from the coding sequence GTGGGTCAGCAGCATCAATTCCGTCCGGGACAGAAGGCGCCCAACAATGGCGTCTACGTTGAAATCGGCGAGACAGGTAGTATGGTTAAAAACCCGCAAAAGATCCATTTGTCAGCAGGGGATATGTTTCCTGAGACATCAAATCACAACCGGCTGTGGACATACAAAAGAAAGCCGTGA
- the comZ gene encoding ComG operon transcriptional repressor ComZ: MQHEKSLEFLQIAMKYLPEAKEQLEKSGIELSMEAIQPFMNLFTTVMAEAYELGKSDAKSETE, from the coding sequence ATGCAGCATGAAAAATCACTGGAGTTCTTGCAAATTGCCATGAAATATCTTCCTGAAGCGAAAGAACAGCTTGAAAAATCAGGCATTGAGCTGTCAATGGAGGCCATACAGCCGTTTATGAATCTTTTTACCACGGTAATGGCTGAAGCTTATGAGCTTGGCAAGTCTGACGCAAAATCTGAAACCGAATAA